A single genomic interval of Spirosoma taeanense harbors:
- a CDS encoding NUDIX domain-containing protein, translating into MKVRPSALIWRQNANQTEVLLMHYNYGNQDVFALPGGNPNRGEILPETVVREIREELGVSVDIGEMILAGEMLLSQRNDDVLHVVFAARNLQGDPALNPAETTALAIVWKPVAELNQLNLYPNIGSRIQPWFTSATYLGYVGRIEQQYFE; encoded by the coding sequence ATGAAAGTACGCCCTTCCGCACTCATCTGGCGTCAGAACGCCAACCAGACTGAAGTCCTGCTGATGCACTATAATTACGGCAATCAGGACGTGTTCGCCCTGCCCGGTGGTAATCCAAATCGGGGCGAAATACTGCCCGAAACCGTTGTCCGTGAAATTCGTGAGGAACTGGGCGTTTCGGTTGATATCGGGGAAATGATCCTGGCCGGGGAAATGCTGCTTTCTCAGCGGAACGATGATGTGCTGCATGTCGTGTTTGCCGCCCGCAACTTACAGGGCGACCCGGCATTGAACCCAGCCGAAACAACTGCTCTGGCGATTGTCTGGAAGCCCGTTGCAGAGCTGAACCAGCTTAATCTTTACCCGAACATTGGTAGCCGCATTCAGCCCTGGTTCACGAGCGCTACATATTTAGGCTACGTTGGGCGGATCGAGCAGCAGTATTTCGAATAA
- a CDS encoding Dps family protein yields MKAINPVEVLDTPSDLEEKGREKVAESLNRLVADAFALYIKTKNYHWHMSGRHFRDYHLLLDEQAEQIFATIDPLAERVRKIGGNTIRSVAHIAQLQRVKDNDEDFVAPKDMLTDLIAENKKMAKNMRDAHQIADEAEDVATASLLEVYIDETERRTWFLFETTRELN; encoded by the coding sequence ATGAAAGCTATTAATCCAGTTGAAGTATTAGATACACCGTCCGATCTGGAAGAAAAAGGGCGGGAGAAAGTTGCCGAGTCGCTGAACCGACTGGTTGCTGATGCCTTTGCGCTGTACATCAAAACGAAAAATTACCATTGGCATATGTCGGGTCGGCATTTCCGCGACTATCACCTGTTGCTGGATGAACAGGCCGAACAGATTTTTGCCACTATCGACCCTCTGGCCGAACGGGTCCGGAAAATCGGCGGTAACACAATCCGGTCGGTGGCGCACATCGCTCAGTTGCAGCGGGTGAAAGACAACGACGAGGATTTTGTGGCACCGAAAGACATGCTGACCGACCTGATCGCTGAAAACAAAAAGATGGCCAAGAACATGCGCGATGCTCACCAGATTGCCGACGAAGCAGAAGACGTAGCAACGGCCAGTCTGCTGGAAGTATATATTGACGAGACAGAACGGCGCACCTGGTTCCTGTTTGAAACCACACGTGAGCTGAACTGA
- a CDS encoding sodium:solute symporter family protein: MLLLFITLYLLSNVAVGAWAARRVTTSQDFVLAGRRLPLVLAASVTFATWFGSETIMGAPAMFVEGGVPAIIEEPFGSALCLFLVGAFFARPLYRLNITTFCDYFRIRFGRAAELLSAIMIIPSYFSWIAAQLIAIGIVLSVVTDIPREYCILFSASVVMLYTLLGGMWSISITDFFHNLIIVVALAVLAVMLWQQVGGWEIIQQRTPANFFRFLPEATLKGWIEYLAAWFTIGLGSIPQQDIFQRVMAAKTEDTSVRASYLASGMYLTIAMLPLFIALSARLLHPDLPADNQLIIPNMVMQHGNLPLQVLFFGAVTSAILSVSSGAILAPATVFGENIMKFFRPELSDQALLKTIRWAVVVITVICVWMSTARDTNIFDLVGESSAFSLVSLFVPLTAGIYWKRANLTGCLWSMAVGLGVWLLCLWLATDYSPMMWGLLASTLGMVGGSFIRNTAARSAQRSLNM; the protein is encoded by the coding sequence ATGCTTCTGCTGTTCATTACTCTTTATCTCCTGTCGAACGTAGCTGTTGGTGCGTGGGCGGCCCGGCGCGTTACAACATCGCAGGATTTTGTGCTCGCCGGACGACGATTGCCCCTGGTTCTGGCGGCATCCGTAACGTTTGCCACCTGGTTCGGCTCCGAAACGATCATGGGCGCACCCGCCATGTTTGTGGAAGGCGGAGTGCCAGCCATTATTGAAGAGCCTTTTGGATCGGCTTTGTGTTTATTTCTGGTGGGCGCTTTCTTTGCCCGCCCCCTCTACCGACTCAACATCACCACCTTCTGCGATTATTTCCGTATCCGCTTCGGGCGGGCGGCAGAGCTGCTGTCGGCGATCATGATTATTCCATCGTATTTCAGCTGGATTGCCGCTCAGCTCATTGCCATCGGTATAGTGCTGAGCGTTGTAACGGATATTCCGCGGGAATACTGCATCCTGTTCAGCGCGAGTGTGGTCATGCTCTACACCCTGCTCGGCGGTATGTGGTCCATTTCGATCACCGACTTTTTCCATAACCTGATTATCGTGGTGGCGCTGGCGGTACTGGCCGTCATGCTCTGGCAGCAGGTTGGCGGTTGGGAAATTATCCAGCAGCGAACGCCCGCTAACTTTTTTCGTTTTTTGCCCGAGGCTACGTTGAAAGGGTGGATTGAGTACCTGGCGGCCTGGTTCACAATTGGCCTGGGGTCCATTCCGCAGCAGGATATCTTTCAGCGCGTCATGGCGGCTAAAACCGAAGACACATCCGTACGGGCGTCGTATCTGGCCTCGGGCATGTATCTGACCATTGCCATGCTGCCCTTATTCATCGCCCTCAGCGCCCGGTTGCTGCACCCCGATTTGCCAGCCGACAATCAGCTTATTATACCGAACATGGTGATGCAGCACGGGAACTTACCGTTGCAGGTACTGTTCTTTGGGGCCGTTACGTCGGCGATTCTCAGCGTATCGAGCGGGGCGATTCTGGCTCCGGCCACGGTCTTCGGCGAGAATATCATGAAGTTCTTCCGACCCGAGCTGAGCGATCAGGCGCTTCTGAAAACCATCCGCTGGGCCGTCGTGGTCATTACGGTCATCTGCGTCTGGATGAGTACGGCCCGCGATACCAATATCTTCGACCTGGTTGGCGAATCGTCGGCCTTTAGTCTGGTCTCGCTGTTTGTACCGTTAACGGCCGGTATTTACTGGAAACGGGCCAACCTAACCGGCTGCCTATGGTCGATGGCTGTCGGCCTAGGGGTCTGGCTGCTGTGCCTCTGGCTCGCCACCGACTATTCACCTATGATGTGGGGGCTACTGGCCAGCACACTCGGTATGGTTGGCGGGAGCTTTATTCGAAATACTGCTGCTCGATCCGCCCAACGTAGCCTAAATATGTAG